The Leishmania mexicana MHOM/GT/2001/U1103 complete genome, chromosome 29 DNA window GATGATAGCCTGAACTTCACGGCGATGAAGGTGGTCCCTTTGCCTGTTGAGgcaggcgacggcgatgccgctgcagctggtaGTGTGACCGCCCAGTACCGCTTTGAGGTGCGTGCGCAGTGCCACCTGGGCGACTTGGTGACGTGCGTCCGGCCGGGCTGCTTTGCCGCCACGTCGCTGATGGAGGCACCAGCGGCCTGCTCGTTGTCCCGGAATCGACTGCTTTTGCCGGGTATTGCCGGCCCACAGCTCGTGTTCGCTACGGCGCACGGCGGCTTTGGTGTGGTGACGCCAGTGCAAGCCGCCACGTACCTTGTCCTGCGCGCCCTTGAGGCATCATtggtgcgcacgctgcaACCCGTGGGCGGTCTTTCGCACCAGGCATTCCGCGAGGTCTTACGCGCCGGCCAAGAGCGAGGGGTGAGCTACCTTGCGTCCAAGACGGGGTGCGCGCTGACGCGGGAGCGCTTGCGACGGTATGAGCCGCTCAACACTGTGGACGGTGACATGGTAGAACTGTTTGTGCAGCTCCCGCCGAGCGACAAGAAACACATCTGCCGCGTCGCCACGGAGGTGTTTCTCCACGCCTTTGCCCACTGCCTCAATGAGTCCGGGACCTTTGTCGCACCACCAGCGAAAGAGGAGCAGTGCGTCCTCGGGGCCGTAGGAACGGCAATGCGACCCTTTGCACAGTATCCCGAGAAGACGATTGCCCAGGCGAATGCGTTTCTGTATCAGGGAGGCCTTCCGCATATTCCGTTCGCAGCTGAGGCGGTTGAACAGCAGGTAATGAATCTTCAGCGGGCGCACTAACCGCTGCCTGCCAGACACCGGTGAAGACCCCCGTTCGTGGTTTTGTGTGTTGCatcttttttctcctttgtGTCTGTCGACTAAGAGGTCCTTCCTCGGCCAGAAAACAGCTCTCATGCGAGTTCACCTCAGCGCATGCGCGACACTTTGTGCATGGAACCCATTcgctcccttccctcttccacTCGTTGCTCTTGAGTACTGCATATgcctgtttgtgtgtgtgtcggacTCTGTCTCGGTGCTGCTTGCACGGTGCGCCAAAACAAGGATCATGAGCGGGCGGACCTGGATAcgtttcctcctctccctgtGTGCCCCATCGCCTTTTTGCTCTTCTCTTTCAcctgcaccccccccccgggcGCATCACGCCTGCATGATCTCGGCCACGGAATACGCCACCCGCCACCCACTTAGGTTTTCTCAACGAGAAATGCAGTACCTCGCCGCGTACGCCCTCGTGGCACTGTCTGGCAAGACGCCGTCGAAGGCGGACGTTCAGGCTGTCCTGaaggccgccggcgctccCGTGGATGACTCCCGCGTGGATGCCGTCTTCCAGGAGCTTGAGGGCAAGGACCTCAATGGGCTGATGACCGAGGGCCGCACGAAGCTGGTTGGCGCTGgctctgccgctcctgctgccgctgcctccaccgctggtgccgccgctgcccctgtTGCCGAGACCAAGAAGGAGGagcccgaggaggaggccgacgacgacatGGGCTTCGGTCTCTTCGACTAggcagccgccgcactgGGCCGCGTCACCCGCCTCTTGCCGCAGAC harbors:
- a CDS encoding putative 60S acidic ribosomal protein P2, whose amino-acid sequence is MISATEYATRHPLRFSQREMQYLAAYALVALSGKTPSKADVQAVLKAAGAPVDDSRVDAVFQELEGKDLNGLMTEGRTKLVGAGSAAPAAAASTAGAAAAPVAETKKEEPEEEADDDMGFGLFD